TGCGTGCGAGCGCTGGACCGCTCGCTGGACGTGGGCTCGCACGGGTTGCCGCTCTTTGGCACCGGCGACTGGAACGACGGCATGAACCGCGTGGGCCGCGGGGGCCACGGCGAAAGCGTGTGGATGGGTTTCTTCCTGTACGCGGTGCTGGGCGACTTCCTGCCCGCCTGCGAGCGCCGCGGGGACGCGGAGCGCGCCGCCCGCTACCGGGCCCACCGCGCGCGGTTGCGCGAGGCGCTCCACTCGCAGGCCTGGGACGGCGAGTGGTATCTTCGCGCGTGGTACGATGACGGCACGCCGCTGGGATCGGCCGAGGGCGACGAGTGCCGCATCGACGCGCTGGCCCAGGCGTGGGCGGTGCTCTCGGGCGCGGCGCCCCCGGACCGCGCCGCACGGGCCATGGACGCGGTGGAGGAGCACCTGGTATCGGAGGCCGAGGGACTGATCCGGCTCCTTGCGCCCCCGTTCGAGAACACCGCGCACGACCCCGGCTACATCAAGGGCTACGTGGCGGGGGTGCGGGAGAACGGCGGGCAGTACACGCACGCGGCGCTGTGGGTGGTGCGCGCGCTGGCCGAGCTGGGCCGCGCCGACCGCGCCGCGCGGTTGCTGGAGATGCTGGGCCCGGTGGCGCACACTTCCACGCCGGAGCAGGTGCGCCGCTACCAGGTGGAGCCGTACGTGGTGGCCGCCGATGTCTACGGGGCGCCCCCGCACGCCGGCCGCGGCGGATGGACCTGGTACACCGGCTCCGCGGGCTGGATGTACCGGGTGGCGCTGGAATCGGTGCTGGGGCTGACGGTGGAGGGCGGCGACACGCTCCGCCTCAAGCCGTGCGTGCCGCCCGAGTGGCCGGAGTATCGCGTGCGTTACCGCGTCCCCGGCACCGGGTGCCGCTACGATATCCAGGTCATCAACACCGCCGGCGGCAGCGGCATCGTGAAGAGCGCCCGGCTGGACGGCGCCCCGATCGAGGTCGAAGCCGGGGCCGTGCGCGTGCCGCTGACACGGGGCGCCGACTCGCACCGCGTGGACGTCGTGCTGGGCTGAGCCCGCCGAGGTCGCAATCGCCACCCACCGGAGGGAACCGGAAGTGACTGCCCCCATCCGAGCTCGATCCTGGATCGCCTGCTGGGCATTGCTGGCGGTCGCTCTCGTGGCCTCCCCGAGGTCCGCACCCGGCGGGGGGCAGGCCGCCGGACACGCTGCGACGCACTCTCCGGGCCACGTCGCCGGGCCCGCCGCGGGACACGCCGGCACGCCGGCGCCCGGGCATCTCGCCGGGTACGCGAAGGCGGCCCTCCCGCCCGCCGCACTGGCCCCCGCGCAGTCCGCATTCCTGGACACGCTCCAGGAGCGCACCTTCCGCTTCTTCTGGGATCTCAGCGACCCCAACACCGGCCTCACACCGGACCGCTGGCCCACGCAGTCCTTCGTGAGCGTGAGCGCCACCGGCTTCGCCTTGACCGCGTATCCCATCGGGGTGGAGCACGGCTGGGTGGACCGCACCGCTGCGGGCATGCGGGTGCTCAAGACGCTCACATTCTTCTACACCGCGCGCATGGACACCGTTTCCGCCGGGGCCACAGGCTACCGCGGGTTCTTCTATCACTTCCTCGACCCGAAGACCGGCCACCGCTTCCGGGACGTCGAGCTCTCCACCATCGACACCGCGCTGCTGCTCGCGGGGGCCCTGTTCTGCCAGTCCTACTTCGACGGCCCCGACCCGCTGGAATCACAGATCCGGATCCTGGCCGACTCGCTGTACCACCGCGCCGATTTCCAATGGGCGCTGGTCCGCGCGCCGATGCTGGTCCACGGCTGGGATCCCGAGAACGGCTTCCTGGCGTACGACTGGCGCGGTTACAACGAGTCCATGATCCTGCCGATCCTGGCGCTGGCTTCGCCGACCCGGCCCGTGGGCCGGGAAGTCTGGAACTACTGGGACTCCGGCTGCCAGTGGGGCACATTCGAGGGCCTCGGGCACGTGGGCTTCGCGCCGCTCTTCGGGCACCAGTTCTCGCACGTGTGGCTGGACCTGCGCGGCATCCGCGACAGCGTGATGGGCGCCCACGACATGGACTGGTTCGAGAACTCCCGCCGCGCCACCTACGCGCAGCGCTCCTATGCGAGGCGCAATCCGCAGGGCTTCCGCGGCTACGGCGAGCGCCTGTGGGGCCTCACCGCCTGCGACGGGCCGATGGACGGCGAAGCGGTGGTGGACGGCCGCAAGCGGGCCTTCCACACGTACGCGGCACGCGGCGCGTCGTTCCGCGAGGTGATCGACGACGGCACCGTGGCGCCGACGGCCGCGGCCGGCTCCATCGCCTTCGCGCCGGAGATCGTGGTCCCCGCGCTGATGGCCATGCGCCGCGACTACGGGCCGCATCTGTTTCGCCAGTACGGCTTCGTGGACGCCCTGAACCCCACCCTTCGCGACTCCGCCGCCGCGTCCCAGGGCGGCGTGGTGCCGGGCGTGGGCTGGTTCGACTCGGACTACCTGGGCATCGACCAGGGCCCCATCGTGGCGATGATCGAGAACTACCGCACCGGACTGGTGTGGAGGACCATGCGGCGCAATCCGCACATCGTGCGCGGCCTGCGCGCCGCCGGCTTCACCGGCGGGTGGCTGGACTCGCTGAAGGCGGCGGGCCGCTGATGCGGCCGAGGGGCCGCGGGGGAGAGGAAGCCGCGTCGCGCGGGGCGAGGGGTGTGCGTCGCGCGGGGCGCGCGCTGCCCGCGGGCGTCCTGATGCTCGTGGCCGCGCTCTTCGCGGGCGCACTCTCGGTATCCGGCTGCGCCCGGGGCCCCGCCGACCGCGTCACCCTGCGCTTCTGGGCCATGGGCCGCGAGGGCGAGGTGCTCCAGGACGCGGTGGCGGCCTTCGAGCGGCAGAACCCCGGGATTCACGTGGTGGTGCAGCAGATCCCCTGGGGCGCGGCGCACGAGAAGATGCTCACCGCGCACGTGGGCCGCTCCACCCCGGACGCGGCGCAGCTGGGCAACACCTGGGTCTCGGAGTTCGCCGCCCTGCGCGCCATCGAACCGCTGGACCCGCGCATCGCCACGTCCCGCGTGGTGCGCCGCGAAGGCTACTTTCGCGGCATCTGGGACACCAACGTCATTGACGGCGTCACGTATGGCGTCCCGTGGTACGTGGACACGCGGCTGCTGTTCTACCGGCGGGACCTGCTGGCGCGCGCGGGCTACCCGTCCATGCCCACGAACTGGCGCGACTGGCGCGAGGCCATGCGCGCGGTGAAGCGCCTGCCTTCGGACCGCGAGCACTTCGCCATCTTCCTGCCCACGAACGAGTACACGCCCTGGATCGTCTTCGGGATGCAGGCGGGCTCGCCGTTCCTGAAGGACGACGCCACTCGCGGGGCGTTCTCCGACTCCGCCTACCGGGCCGCGATGGACTTCTACCTGGGGCTCTTCCGGGAGCGGCTGGCGCCGGCCATCCAGGGCCAGGGCATCGCCAACCTGTACCAGGAGTTCGAGCGCGGCACCTTCGCCATGTACATCACCGGGCCGTGGCAGCTGGGCGAGTTCCGCAACCGTATTTCGCCGGCCATGCGGGATTGCTGGGCGACGGCGCCCCTGCCCGGCCCCACGGGGCCGGCCTCGGGGGTGTCCACCGCCGGCGGCTCGAGCCTGGTGTTGTTCCGGGAGTCGCGGCACAAGGAGGAGGCCTGGAAGTTCGTGGAGTTCCTGTCGCGGCCGGAGCAGCAGTTGAGGTTCTATCACCAGACCGGCGACCTGCCGGCGCGCGTGGAGAGCTGGGCCGACACCGCGCTCCGGTCCGACCCCAACATCCGCTCCTTCGGCACGCAGCTGGAGCGGGTGCTGTACGAGCCTCGCATTCCGGAGTGGCAGCAGATCTCCATCAAGCTCATGGACAAGGTGGAGCTGGCCATCCTGGGGCACGCGCGGGCGGACTCGGTGCTGGCCGGGCTGGACCGGGAGGTGGACCAGATCCTTGAGAAGCGGCGCTGGCTGGTGGAAAAGGAGCGCCGGCGCAGCGCGGGCGGCGCGGGGGGCGCGCCATGAGCGCGCACGTGGGGCCGACGCGGCAGGACCGGGCCGGCTGGGCATTCGTGTCGCCGGCGCTCACGCTCATCGGGGTGTTCTTCTTCCTGCCGGTGCTGGGCGGGCTGGCGCTCAGCTTCACGGACTTCGACATCTACGCCATCGGACGGCCCGAGACGGTGCGTTTCATGGGGCTGGAGAACTACGCGCAGGTGCTGGGCAACCCCATGTTCTGGAAGGCGCTGGGCAACACGTTCTACTTCGTGGTGCTGGGCGGGCCCCTGTCGGTGCTGACCTCGCTGGTCGCGGCGCTGCTGGTGAACGCGAGGCTGGTGCGCTTCCAGGGCGTGTTCCGCTCCATCTTCTTCATGCCGGTGGTGACCACGCTGGTGGCGGTGGCCATCGTGTGGCGCTACCTGCTGCACCCGCAGTACGGACTGATCAACTACGGGCTGGGTTTCCTGGGGGTGCGGCCCATTGACTGGCTGGGGGACCCGCACTGGGCCATGCCGGCCATCGTGCTGCTCGCGGTATGGAAGAACTTCGGCTACAACATGCTCATCTTCGTGGCCGGGCTGCAGAGCATTCCGGAGGAACTGTACGAGGCCGCGCACCTGGACGGCGCCGGCGGCTGGCGGACCTTCCGCAGCATCACGCTTCCGGGGCTGGCCCCGACCTTCGTGTTCGTGGGCATCATGACCATGCTGGGAAACTTCCAGCTGTTCTCCGAGCCGTACGTGATGACCCAGGGCGGCCCGCTCAAGGCCACCACCACGGTGGTGATGCTGATGTACGAAGAGGGCTTCCGCTGGTGGAGGATGGGGATGGCGGCGTCCATCGCCTTCGTGCTGTTCGTGATCATGCTGCTGGGGACCATGGTCCAGATGCGGCTGCAGCGGGAGCGGCGGCCGTGAACCGCGCCCTCCCGAAGGTGCTGATCCACGCGGCGCTGATCGCCGGCGCGCTGCTCACACTGGCCCCGCTGCTGTGGATGGTGTCCGCCTCGTTCATGTCCACGGGGGAGGCCAACAGCTTCCCGCCGCGGCTGCTCCCGAAGGCGTTCACCGTGTCGCACTACGTGGACCTGTTCACGCGCCTCAACCTGGCGCGCTACTTCCTCAACAGCAGCCTGGTGTCGGTGCTGGCCACGCTGATCTCGCTGCTGGTCAATTCCATGGCCGGCTACGCCTTCGCCAAGCTGCGCTTCCGCGGTCGCGAGCGGGTATTCCAGGTGCTGCTGGCCGCGCTGGTGATCCCCGCGCAGGTGGGGATGCTGCCGCTGTTCCTGCTGCTGAAGTCCATGGGGCTGGTGAACACCGTGGCCGCGGTGGTGGTGCCGTTCATGGCCGGGGTCTTCGGCATTTTCATGATCCGCCAGTACGCGCTGGGGGTGCCCGACGACCTGCTGGACGCCGCGCGGGTGGACGGCGCGAGCGAGTTCAAGATCTTCTGGTCGGTGGTCCTGCCGGTGCTGCGGCCGATCCTGGTCACGCTGGCGGTGTTCACCTTCCTGGGCTCGTGGAACGAGTTCATGTGGCCCCTGATCGTGCTGAGCGACGATTCCAAGTACACGCTGCCGGTGGCGCTGGCGAGCCTCTCCGGGGAGCACGTGCAGGACACCGAGCTGATGATGGCCGGCTCGGTTCTCACGGTGCTGCCGGTGATGCTGGTGTTCCTGTTCCTGCAGCGCTCCTACGTGCGCGGGGTGATGATGGGCGGAGTGAAGGGGTAGCGCGATGTCCTGGATGCGACGGTGCGCGATGCTGGCGGGGGCGGCCCTGGCATTGGTGTCGGGGCCGGTCCGCGGGGCCGGCGCGGTCCTGGATCCGTTCGAGGACCTCTCCGCCTGGTCCGCCCACCCGGCGGACGGGGTGGAGCTGGCGATCCGGCCCGACACCGGCGTCCAGGGCCGCTGTATGCGCCTGGACTTCCGTTTCGTGAAGGGCGGGGGCTACGCGATCGCGCGGCGGGCGCTGGCCCTGGAGCTTCCCGGGAACTACGCCTTCAGCTTCCGGGTGCGCGGCGCCTGCGGCCCCCAGACGCTGGAGTTCAAGCTGGTGGATTCCACCGGCGCCAACGTGTGGTGGAGCACCCGGCGAGATTTCGCCTTCCCGTCCGGCTGGGACAGCGTGGTCATCCGGAAGCGCCACATCCAGTTTGCGTGGGGTCCTGCGGGAGGCGGGGAGATCCGGCACGTGGCCTCCCTGGAGATCGTGGTCACCGCCGGGAGCGGCGGGGCCGGCAGCGTGTGGGTGGACGAGTTGAATCTGCGCCCGCTGCCGCCGCCGGACACGAGCCCGGTGGCCCCCGTGGCCGTGGCCTCGTCGTCGGCGCCGGAATGCGAGACCACCCGGGCGCTGGATGGCGACTCGCTCAGCTTCTGGTCCAGCCGGCGGGACGATCCCGCCCCGTGGCTGATGCTGGACCTGGGCTCGCCCCGCGAGTACGGCGGCCTGGTGTTCGACTGGGTGCAGGGGCGGCAGGTCGCCGGCTACACCGTGGAGGCCTCCGACGACACCGTCACCTGGCGCACGCTGTGGTCGGTGCGCGGCGGCAATCGCGCGCGCGAATACGTGTACGCGCCCGAGTGCGAATCGCGCTACGTGCGGGTGCGCGCCGAGGCGTCCCCGGCCCTGCGGGGCATGGGCATCCGGGAGATCCGGGTGCAGCCCCCGGCGTGGTCGGCCACGCGCGAGACCTTCTTCCAGAACCTGGCCCAGGAGGCCCCCCGCGGGATGTACCCGCGCGGGATGTCCGGCCAGCAGTCGTTCTGGACCGTGCTGGGCCCGGACGGGGGCCCGCGCACCTGCCTCCTCGGCGAGGACGGCGCGGTCGAGTACGCGAAGTCCTCGGCCTCCATCGAGCCGTTCCTGACCGTGGACGGCCGGTTGCTCACATGGAAGGACATGCGCGCCGAGCAGTGGCTCCAGGACGGCGACCTGCCCATGCCCACGGTGCGCTGGCCGGCGAAGGACATCTC
The genomic region above belongs to Candidatus Eisenbacteria bacterium and contains:
- a CDS encoding carbohydrate ABC transporter permease, whose protein sequence is MVSASFMSTGEANSFPPRLLPKAFTVSHYVDLFTRLNLARYFLNSSLVSVLATLISLLVNSMAGYAFAKLRFRGRERVFQVLLAALVIPAQVGMLPLFLLLKSMGLVNTVAAVVVPFMAGVFGIFMIRQYALGVPDDLLDAARVDGASEFKIFWSVVLPVLRPILVTLAVFTFLGSWNEFMWPLIVLSDDSKYTLPVALASLSGEHVQDTELMMAGSVLTVLPVMLVFLFLQRSYVRGVMMGGVKG
- a CDS encoding sugar ABC transporter substrate-binding protein, yielding MRRAGRALPAGVLMLVAALFAGALSVSGCARGPADRVTLRFWAMGREGEVLQDAVAAFERQNPGIHVVVQQIPWGAAHEKMLTAHVGRSTPDAAQLGNTWVSEFAALRAIEPLDPRIATSRVVRREGYFRGIWDTNVIDGVTYGVPWYVDTRLLFYRRDLLARAGYPSMPTNWRDWREAMRAVKRLPSDREHFAIFLPTNEYTPWIVFGMQAGSPFLKDDATRGAFSDSAYRAAMDFYLGLFRERLAPAIQGQGIANLYQEFERGTFAMYITGPWQLGEFRNRISPAMRDCWATAPLPGPTGPASGVSTAGGSSLVLFRESRHKEEAWKFVEFLSRPEQQLRFYHQTGDLPARVESWADTALRSDPNIRSFGTQLERVLYEPRIPEWQQISIKLMDKVELAILGHARADSVLAGLDREVDQILEKRRWLVEKERRRSAGGAGGAP
- a CDS encoding Tat pathway signal protein, which encodes MAPAQSAFLDTLQERTFRFFWDLSDPNTGLTPDRWPTQSFVSVSATGFALTAYPIGVEHGWVDRTAAGMRVLKTLTFFYTARMDTVSAGATGYRGFFYHFLDPKTGHRFRDVELSTIDTALLLAGALFCQSYFDGPDPLESQIRILADSLYHRADFQWALVRAPMLVHGWDPENGFLAYDWRGYNESMILPILALASPTRPVGREVWNYWDSGCQWGTFEGLGHVGFAPLFGHQFSHVWLDLRGIRDSVMGAHDMDWFENSRRATYAQRSYARRNPQGFRGYGERLWGLTACDGPMDGEAVVDGRKRAFHTYAARGASFREVIDDGTVAPTAAAGSIAFAPEIVVPALMAMRRDYGPHLFRQYGFVDALNPTLRDSAAASQGGVVPGVGWFDSDYLGIDQGPIVAMIENYRTGLVWRTMRRNPHIVRGLRAAGFTGGWLDSLKAAGR
- a CDS encoding sugar ABC transporter permease — encoded protein: MSAHVGPTRQDRAGWAFVSPALTLIGVFFFLPVLGGLALSFTDFDIYAIGRPETVRFMGLENYAQVLGNPMFWKALGNTFYFVVLGGPLSVLTSLVAALLVNARLVRFQGVFRSIFFMPVVTTLVAVAIVWRYLLHPQYGLINYGLGFLGVRPIDWLGDPHWAMPAIVLLAVWKNFGYNMLIFVAGLQSIPEELYEAAHLDGAGGWRTFRSITLPGLAPTFVFVGIMTMLGNFQLFSEPYVMTQGGPLKATTTVVMLMYEEGFRWWRMGMAASIAFVLFVIMLLGTMVQMRLQRERRP